Within Nanoarchaeota archaeon, the genomic segment CTGAAAAAGTCCGTTGGCGACCTCCAAATCGCAATATGCATTGGAAATCCAATACAGATTCTTCTTGCAGCGGCAATGTCTGTTCCGCGTGGCATTGACGAAGCAAAAATCGCAAACGCACTTTCCCCGACAAATTTTGTCAAATGCAAAACAAAAGATCTTTATGTTCCCGCGGACTCCGAATTCATTCTTGAAGGCAGGATAACACACAAAATAACAAAAGAAGGCCCGTTTGTAGACCTTACAGAAACAATGGACTTTGCGCGCGAACAGCCCATAATTGAAATCGACTGCATAACGCATAGAATTGATGCGATGTATCACGCGCTTTTGCCTGGAGGGCTTGAGCACAAGCTGCTGATGGGGATGCCGCGCGAGCCGACGATTTTCAACGAAGTGAACAAAGTCGCGAAATGCACTGACATAACAATCACAACAGGCGGATGCTCCTGGCTACATGCAATTGTGCAGATTGAGAAGAAATGCGCAGACGACGGCAGAAAGGCGATTGAAGCAGCTTTTCGCGGGCACGGCTCGCTGAAGCAATGCATTGTTGTTGACACGGATATCGACATCCGAAATCCTGCAGAAGTAGAATGGGCGATTGCTACAAGATTCCAATCAGGGCGCGGGCTTGTTGTACTAAAAGATGCGGACGGTAGCTCTCTTGACCCGTCTGCGCGCCACGAACCCGGAAAGAAAAGCAAGACCGACAAACTGGGAATTGATGCAACGATTCCGTTTGGCGCAGATAAAAATGATTTCAAAAAAGTGAAATATCAGGACGTAGATATTAAAAAATATCTTTAGAAAATAATCTAAAATGAAAGTACTGACTTGATTTGGAGGCGCTATGAACCCTAAGAATATTTTAGAAGAAGTAAGAAAACGAATATTCGATAGATTAGATTCTCTATTGGTATTAGATAAAGACAATTATAAAAATTGCGGACTAGGCTTCGAAGCATGGTTTAAAATTGAGGTACTTAAGGCACTTGAATCGCTAAACTATGATGTCAAGGTACGGAATATGGGACCTGATTTAGTTTTAAATAGTGTGAATGAAAAAACAATTTATATCGAACTTAAAAGCAGTAACGAATCTAACAACTACGCTTGGATTAAAAGTGGTTTAAAACAGAAGCACTCGCATAATCATAAAGCAGATATGTGTCTCTTCTTAATGAGATATCCAAATAATACAAACCCTAATGAAGTTCGTAAGTGGGAAAATAAATTAAAAGGAAAAAATGAAAACGACCTAATTTATTTGCCCGTTAATGACACGACAGGCATTACCGACATCTCAAAAGAATGGGTGGTGGGAATAATAGAAAAAAAGCAAAAATGATTTTTATGCAACTGACAAAAGAAGAAACCGAAATGCTTGCCGGAAAGCACGGGCGCGCGGCCCAAAAGTCAATGGAAATACTTGTCGCGCTGGGCGAGATTTTCGGCGCAAAAAGGCTTGTGCCGATAACTTCTGTGCAAGTGGCCGGGGTTTCTTACCATAATTTAGGCGATGCAGGGCTTGAATACTTATCAGAGCTTGCAAAAGACGGAAAAGTCCGCGTAAAGACAACGCTGAATCCCGCAGGCATGGATTTAATTGACTGGAAAAAGCTCGGCATAACTAAAGAGTTTGCACAAAAGCAATTGAAAGTGATTGATTCTTTCAAAAAGCTCGGGATTGAAATCACAATGACATGCACACCGTACCTTGCGGGAAATACGCCAAAAACCGGCGAGCACATTGCGTGGTCGGAATCATCCGCAGTTTGTTTTGCAAACTCTGTTCTTGGCGCGAAAACAAACAGGGAAGGCGGACCGTCTGCTTTGGCTTCCGCAATTGTCGGAAAAACAGCAGAGTATGGACTGCATCTTGACAAAAACCGGCAGGCGCAGATTACTGTCTTTGTTGATGCGCAGGTAAAATCAGTTGATGATTTCAGCGCCTTAGGATGCGCAATCGGGAAAAAGATTGGCGAGAAAATCCCATACATCAAAGGAATAAAGAAAGAAAATGCAACTCTTGACAATCTTAAAAATTTCTCGGCATCAATTGCGACATACGGCGGAACCGCGCTATTTCATATCGAAGGAATCACGCCGAACAAAACAACAGTTCCTAAAGAAAGTACAATAATCACCGGAAAAGATATTGATAATGCGCGTGCATTTCTTTCC encodes:
- a CDS encoding UbiD family decarboxylase; its protein translation is MDLRELLNALKKDGELIEIEKEVDANLEIAGIIKKLDGKAILFKKVKNSAYPVVSGIASQRKYFALGLGIKESEILQAMAKAAEKPKQYKIVETAACQEVVEKNVDLNKLPILLHTKDDGGRYISSGVAIIKDNEFGPNISFHRMMQIGKNKFTARLVENRGTDAALKKSVGDLQIAICIGNPIQILLAAAMSVPRGIDEAKIANALSPTNFVKCKTKDLYVPADSEFILEGRITHKITKEGPFVDLTETMDFAREQPIIEIDCITHRIDAMYHALLPGGLEHKLLMGMPREPTIFNEVNKVAKCTDITITTGGCSWLHAIVQIEKKCADDGRKAIEAAFRGHGSLKQCIVVDTDIDIRNPAEVEWAIATRFQSGRGLVVLKDADGSSLDPSARHEPGKKSKTDKLGIDATIPFGADKNDFKKVKYQDVDIKKYL
- a CDS encoding aconitase X catalytic domain-containing protein → MQLTKEETEMLAGKHGRAAQKSMEILVALGEIFGAKRLVPITSVQVAGVSYHNLGDAGLEYLSELAKDGKVRVKTTLNPAGMDLIDWKKLGITKEFAQKQLKVIDSFKKLGIEITMTCTPYLAGNTPKTGEHIAWSESSAVCFANSVLGAKTNREGGPSALASAIVGKTAEYGLHLDKNRQAQITVFVDAQVKSVDDFSALGCAIGKKIGEKIPYIKGIKKENATLDNLKNFSASIATYGGTALFHIEGITPNKTTVPKESTIITGKDIDNARAFLSDGEDVDFVALGCPHASLEELKEIASMLDGKKVKIETWIATSRFVRDIAEKKGYIGKIEKSGALIATDTCMAVAPLKGRFKCMATNSAKACFYGRGSNGFKTRFGSLKQCIEAAVSGTWR